DNA sequence from the Malus domestica chromosome 06, GDT2T_hap1 genome:
GGAGAGTGATCGCAAGGATGGTGTGTGTTGGACGAGAGTTGGTCAACCTTGCCCCCTCAAATGTGCATTTGAGTTGTTTGACACCACATTCTTGAATAACACAAAGGTAATCACTTCTGGTGCATTTTATGGATTAGTAGAATTTTAGATTAGTTATCTTAATCATGAAGTTTAAACCATTTTTTCTATACAATTTTAGATGCTGGAGATTGTGAGGGGTCAAAAGGACTTTAACCTGCCCATAATCACAGCTAATAGAAAATTAGTAGCTTCTGAGGATGGAGGTTTGCGTAACCCCTcttatttggttttcaattcTGGATGGGGCAGTGAACAGTCTCAGCATGCCACTAAAAAGTTCAATTATCCTTCTCTTTCCGGCATAAAAAAACCGAGAAGTGAAGAAGATATCGCCTTTATGAGTGTAAGTCTGTTGCTGCAATCTCATTGGGCTGTCACAATGGCGGTATCCCAACCTAACCACACACTGCCGTGCGTTTTAGCTTTCGTCACATATGGCAGTGAATGATTGACTTGGGATAGCGCAATTTTTACATAGACACTGAAACGCATCTGTAACTTTGTGAGTGTTTTCAGGTTCTTGAATTAGGAGAGCTCATTAGAACAAAGCAAATTACGTCGAAGGAGCTTACGAGAATTTTTCTGAAAAGACTGAAAAGGTAACAGATCAGCTCTAAAAACACTTACCTTGCTTTGTTATAGTATTCAGGACCTGTCATTTTAACGATTCATCGTCGGAAAATTAGGTACAATGATGTTCTTGAGGCTGTGGTGACATATACAGAAGAGTTAGCATACAAGCAAGCAAAAGAGGCTGATCAATTGCTTGCCAAAGGAGTGTATTTGGGTATGTACTTTTCTTGTTAGACCTCAAATGCTTGTACTCGGATAGTTTGGTAAGGAACGCTACTCGGTTCCTTATAGTTACTGAAGTAACTCACAAAAACAACTAAACGAAAAGTTTCTGTGCATGTATCAAACTGTGATATTGTCTGGGAGGAGCCGAGTATTTTTCTTTCGTTAAAGCTATTTTAGATAAGGCTTGTTCCCACCTTCGGGGCATCGCCTATTTTGTCCACACAAAATGTCTTTGTACAAGAGTAGAGAGTTTACAATTGCTTTCCTTGCAGGTCCTCTGCATGGGATTCCTTATGGGTTGAAGGATATAATTGCAGTACCGCACTACAAAACAACGTGGGGTTCCAGAAGTTTCAAAAATCAAGTTCTTGACATTGAAGCTTGGGTTTACAAGAGGTTGTGAAGAAGCATGAGCATTGTAGATTGCAGTAACTTAAATTGCATTTTGCTTATTGGTTGGTCTCTGCTGAATATAGGCTGAAGGCTGCAGGGGCAGTTCTCGTCGCAAAGCTTGTTTCCGGATCACTTGCATATGATGACATCTGGTTTGGTGGTCGAACAAGGAACCCATGGAATATCGAGGAGTTCTCCACAGGTTCATCAGCCGGCCCTGCTGCCTGCACTTCAGCAGGTACCGCTCAAACTTTCTGCCCTCGGAATTTTCATTCATTCCTTATGCACTTCTACTTTATTAAGGGTCTTTGCTTAGCTGAGTTAACTCATTGTTGAAAGAGTAGCGATTTTCGCACCATATTTTTAATCATCTGCACTTCAAAATTGGATATATACTAAAATCACTAGCCTTTCAAAATATGAGAGAATAACAAGAGATCCTTCACAGGTATGGTTCCATTCGCAATCGGATCAGAAACAGCTGGCTCTGTGACCTACCCTGCTGCACGCTGTGGCGTGACAGCATTGCGCCCAACGTTTGGCACTACTGGGCGAACTGGTGTAATGAGCATATCGGAAAGCTTGGTACTTTAATCTTCTTTCTTCATGTCCTTCTGTGATGCAGTAAAGATAAATTGTGGAAATTATAGCTCTATGTATTTAACAGGACAAGCTTGGACCTTTCTGTCGAAGCGCCGCAGACTGTGCCATTGTTCTGGATGCCATTAGAGGAAAGGACCCAGATGATCTTTCGTCGAGAGACATTCCTCTTGGTGATCCGTTTTTGGTTGACATTAAAAAACTTACGGTCGGATATTTAGAAGATGCTGAGATGGAGGTCAGTAAACTTAGTTGGATTTTAACCTTAGACCCCTAACCCTCAATTATTAACATTAGGCTAGCAATTTTAACACTCCTTGTTTAACTTCCTGCATTTCACCTGTGCGTGCAAAAAATTGTAAAACATTCAGTTAGGAGTGCGGGTGGAGAAATAAGGACTGCCAAAATCGCTAGCCTTAACATAATGTATCCGTTATCAGGTCCTGTTTCTTCAACTATTTTATGTAGAGCTTAAATGGAGAGTGTTTTACAGGTTGTTCATGTTCTTGCATCAAAAGGTGTAAAAATGATCCCTTTCAAGCTAAACTACACAGTTGATTCTGTTCAAGGCATCCTAAATTTTACCATGGACGTCGACATGTTGGCTCACTTTGATGAATGGCAGCGCTCCCGCCATGATGATGTTTACGAAGCTCAAGAACAGTGGCCTACTGAACTCCACCGTGCACGTGTCATTCCTGCAGTAGATTATGTACAAGCACAAAGAGCAAGGGGGAAGTTAATCCGAGAAGTAAAAGAGAGTTTTACCGTGGATGCGTTCATTGGCAATGCAACTGATTGGGAGAGAGTTTGTTTGGGAAATCTTGTTGGTATACCTGTAATTGTTGTTCCAACAGGGTTTAAAAGCATATCAAATTCACCTCATAGCAACCATACTCGAAGAAGAACCACGATCACCACCGGCATTTATGCTCCTCCTGAGCGTGACCATATTGTAAGCTCGAATCAACTAAAATCTAAAAACGAAATGATCAAATGTGTCCTTAACTATTTGATAACATTTTTTTGGTCATATGCAGGCTCTAGCACTAGCTATGGCTTTCCAATCCGTCACCAATCACCACAAGCAACGGCCTCCGATCGATAATCGTGGATCAAGTGATCCAATCCAAACTCTTCCCAAATGATTGCATCCCAAGGACAACTTTTCTGCAACGGATGCCATTGTAGCGAAATAACAAGAAAACTACGCATTGCCATGCATTTTATAACCAATCACCATAACTATGTGTGATTGCGTTAGAATAGCGTCACAATGACTCCCGTTGTAAGTAGGTTTCTCTCCGTCCTTAGAGGAACTGAAACTGCAGCCTCAGTACTATTCTAGTTATGTAATATGAGTCGACATTCGATATATACGTGGACAATGAAATCGAGATTGAGATGTACACAAAATGAAAGGAACCCATACATTTCATGATATGCATAAGCAAGTAAGATATTACATAAGCTTGATACATTAAAGCTCGATCTGTGGTCTTCAGTTCAGGGTGTAGAGTAGGGCTACACGTACGTGTCGTTGCTCATTTCCTGACAGTTTAAGCTCGTCTACCCTCCACTTGTCGTTGCTCATTCCCTGAAAGTCTAAGCTTTGTCGCCGAGCGTGATAGCCTGCACGAGAAGATCTCGTTGTTCTTGGAGCAGGGAGCTCTTCTTGTTTTCGAGAGAGTGTATTTGATTCTGGTGAAAAAGCATACGATCTCGTATGAGAAATGGATCAATAGCAGGCATATGTTCCCAGAACGCACCTAGATTTTGCTCGTGTTGGAGCTTCTCATCTTCCACCTGCCCTATTTCTTGCTCAATTCTTCCAAGCCTGCCAGTAACCTCCATGGCTACTCAAAGCAGCACTTTCTTGCGTTATTTTGCCGACTCAAATCCGTCCTACAAACTTTCCTGTTGCCTTTTATGACTTGGTGCCATGTATCTGTATCTGACGTATTTCAGCCGTTTATAAGCCTTAATTACACTACATCAgcaactattttctttttttggaagGAACTTATCAAACAATAATTTGAAGGCGAGAAGGATGCGCATGCACCTTCAATAGTGACGTGACCTGTCTAGAAGAGAGTTTGGTACGTCTGACAATTAATGTGCAAAAAATAATCGAGAACAATATAGAGACGACATGTGGATTCTTAAGTAAAAAAGGTAAAATTATCTTCAAGGGATACCGGAACTCTTACGCGTAAGCAGTGAACAAGCAcgactcaatcaaggtcaaaagtaatcaaaataggtatttattcaaaacctatttcatccatcctcactAAATCTTCCCCGCAAGGTAACcttcaattattcattcaaatatgattaattacctaaattaatagattaatttcttaattaattttctaattgattgcaagatattattttgacataatatcttgcaattacacccaaaaaccGCCATAAGTGGCCAAACCccttttctccaaatagggGTTGGCCACACTCttataaataccacctcatttctccaaaaacctaatTTCAACTCTCTtacaaaattctctaaatttctctaaacacttttccttcaaattctaactttagcataaaaggttcttcggccaaagcctcccattcattgtgggcgcatgaggctcttAGCCTTGACCtaatgtgttaattgttttgcaggtgcaatttcatccaagaagaagaatgtggaaatttgcatccacaaattggtgctttcattgagagcttgAGTCACACACTCCTAGAAGACTCTCGTATTCAAggtttttcgttttcttgttcatttgtagatttttcgtacgttcttgttcctagaattttttttcGTAAAAATTATTCGAATAAACATAAAAGAATAGTACAATGACGAGAAATTCGAAAACCTCAATGAACGAAAATTCCAACGTTCAAGAATTAGGACCACGGTGATCCATAAGGCTCAACATGACGATgagtggagcggcaccacccTCATGGGGCACCACGGCAGCCACCCTCGGCAAAGTCCATGGCGCCACAACCACGGCCCAAGCCATTGCCATTCAAGCCCACACAGGCCCAAGCCCAAGGAAAGCCAGCCTGAGCCACTCAAGCCCAATGCGAGCCTAACATGTTGCTGAGGTGAGCTATAGCCTTGCACCCATGT
Encoded proteins:
- the LOC103438668 gene encoding uncharacterized protein isoform X1 produces the protein MMLKNKFLPSVRGWWPHSGIIAVVVLLALICCCRPVAASDVKNMESDRKDGVCWTRVGQPCPLKCAFELFDTTFLNNTKMLEIVRGQKDFNLPIITANRKLVASEDGGLRNPSYLVFNSGWGSEQSQHATKKFNYPSLSGIKKPRSEEDIAFMSVLELGELIRTKQITSKELTRIFLKRLKRYNDVLEAVVTYTEELAYKQAKEADQLLAKGVYLGPLHGIPYGLKDIIAVPHYKTTWGSRSFKNQVLDIEAWVYKRLKAAGAVLVAKLVSGSLAYDDIWFGGRTRNPWNIEEFSTGSSAGPAACTSAGMVPFAIGSETAGSVTYPAARCGVTALRPTFGTTGRTGVMSISESLDKLGPFCRSAADCAIVLDAIRGKDPDDLSSRDIPLGDPFLVDIKKLTVGYLEDAEMEVVHVLASKGVKMIPFKLNYTVDSVQGILNFTMDVDMLAHFDEWQRSRHDDVYEAQEQWPTELHRARVIPAVDYVQAQRARGKLIREVKESFTVDAFIGNATDWERVCLGNLVGIPVIVVPTGFKSISNSPHSNHTRRRTTITTGIYAPPERDHIALALAMAFQSVTNHHKQRPPIDNRGSSDPIQTLPK
- the LOC103438668 gene encoding uncharacterized protein isoform X2 — translated: MMLKNKFLPSVRGWWPHSGIIAVVVLLALICCCRPVAASDVKNMESDRKDGVCWTRVGQPCPLKCAFELFDTTFLNNTKVLELGELIRTKQITSKELTRIFLKRLKRYNDVLEAVVTYTEELAYKQAKEADQLLAKGVYLGPLHGIPYGLKDIIAVPHYKTTWGSRSFKNQVLDIEAWVYKRLKAAGAVLVAKLVSGSLAYDDIWFGGRTRNPWNIEEFSTGSSAGPAACTSAGMVPFAIGSETAGSVTYPAARCGVTALRPTFGTTGRTGVMSISESLDKLGPFCRSAADCAIVLDAIRGKDPDDLSSRDIPLGDPFLVDIKKLTVGYLEDAEMEVVHVLASKGVKMIPFKLNYTVDSVQGILNFTMDVDMLAHFDEWQRSRHDDVYEAQEQWPTELHRARVIPAVDYVQAQRARGKLIREVKESFTVDAFIGNATDWERVCLGNLVGIPVIVVPTGFKSISNSPHSNHTRRRTTITTGIYAPPERDHIALALAMAFQSVTNHHKQRPPIDNRGSSDPIQTLPK
- the LOC103438668 gene encoding uncharacterized protein isoform X3, with protein sequence MMLKNKFLPSVRGWWPHSGIIAVVVLLALICCCRPVAASDVKNMVLELGELIRTKQITSKELTRIFLKRLKRYNDVLEAVVTYTEELAYKQAKEADQLLAKGVYLGPLHGIPYGLKDIIAVPHYKTTWGSRSFKNQVLDIEAWVYKRLKAAGAVLVAKLVSGSLAYDDIWFGGRTRNPWNIEEFSTGSSAGPAACTSAGMVPFAIGSETAGSVTYPAARCGVTALRPTFGTTGRTGVMSISESLDKLGPFCRSAADCAIVLDAIRGKDPDDLSSRDIPLGDPFLVDIKKLTVGYLEDAEMEVVHVLASKGVKMIPFKLNYTVDSVQGILNFTMDVDMLAHFDEWQRSRHDDVYEAQEQWPTELHRARVIPAVDYVQAQRARGKLIREVKESFTVDAFIGNATDWERVCLGNLVGIPVIVVPTGFKSISNSPHSNHTRRRTTITTGIYAPPERDHIALALAMAFQSVTNHHKQRPPIDNRGSSDPIQTLPK